The window TTGTAAAGAACATTATTGGCTGGAAAACAAGCAGGCCTATGAATGCAAGCGTTGTCGCGCACGCCAAACCTTGCGTTCAGGCACCGTCATGCAGCACTCCAACCTGCCCTACCGTTACTGGTTCGTGGCCATGCACCTGCTCACGGCGACCAAGGGCTCCTTTTCCGCTGCGGAGCTGCAGCGCCAGCTGGGACACAAGCGTTACCAGCCCATATGGGAAATGGTCAATAAACTGCGTGACGTGATGGGCAAACGCGATGATGAGTACACCCTCGAGGGAGCCATCGAGTTGGACGACGCCTTCTTTTCCACCGAAATATCCCTTGAAGAGAGGGACAAACCGTTGAAGCGCGGCCGCGGGAGCCAAAAAAAGACCAAAGTGCTGGTAATGGCTGAAAGCAAAACCGTTGAAAACCCCAAACCGGGTAAGAAACCCAAGAAGGTTAGATACCTGAAAATGAAAGTGATCAGTAACTTGAAGTCCGGTACAATTACAAGGAATGTCAAAGAGCACGTTGAAAGCACGGCGGATCTGACCACCGATGACTCAACATCTTACACTAAATTGAAAGAGCATGTTCATTCACATACGGCATCTGTTATTCCACACGAGGATCTTTCCAAGGTGCTGCCCTGGGTGCATACCGCGATCAGCAATGCCAAACGACAGCTCCTGGGCGTGTATTACAAGATAAAACCAGAATACTTGCAATATTACCTCAACCAGTTCTGTTATAAATTCAACAGGCGTTACTTCGGGGAAAACCAGTTTGACAGGCTGTTGATAGCCGCCGTATCGTGTGCGCCTGATTTCAAATCAAGAATTTACAATAGGAACTATTGCGGATAATCATATAAACTTTTCTTCTTTCTTAGACCCGTCGATACAACATCAATAATTCGACGGGGTCTTTCCTACCCAATCCTTCCCCAATCGTAGCGGTTTCCGCCCAAACGGCTGAGCTGTTGTTTCAACACCAAATGTTCCGGTTGGGACAGCTTAGGGTCCTGGGAGATGATGTTTTCCGCAACCTCGCGGGCGCGGAACAGGATGGCGTTATCCCGTACCAGGTCGGCTATTTTAAGGTTGAAGGGGATACCGCTTTGCTGCGTGCCTTCCAGGTCGCCCGGACCGCGTAGTTTCAGGTCGGCTTCGGCGATAACGAATCCGTCGTTGCTCTCGGTCATGATCTCCATCCGCTTACGGGTATCGGCAGAGAGCTCGTAAGGCGTAAGCATTCGGTGATGCCCGTATTTGATTCTATGATTTCTTGGTCTAAGAAAGTGGACTTTCAAAAACCTCCAAAACATTCGGAGTCGATGTGGAGTTTTTAGGAGTTTCTCCTGGAGTAGTTACCCGGGAGCAGTTCTGCAAGATCTCTGGTGTAGTCTTCGTCATAGTCGTGTATATGGCTCAGCACATACACCATCCAGTCGCGGAAGTTCACATCGGCAGCCTTGCAGCACCCCAGCAACGAGTACATGACTGCAGCATCCTCGGCAGCGTCATGGTTACCGCAAAAAAGGTAATTCTTTCTTCCCAGGGCCAGGCCTCTCAGGCTGTTTTCGGCGAGATTATTGTCAATGCGGTATCTGCCATCCAGGTGGTAACGTGTCAAACGGTGGTAGATGTCATAAGTGTACTTTATCGCCTTTCCTATCGGGCTCTTGGGCAGAACCTTTTCATATTCACGAACCAACCACTTTTCAAAGGCAACCATGATCGGGTAAGCGAGGCTTTCCCTGAGCTTGGCCCTATCCTCATAGGAGAGGTTTTTGTCATCAGCCTCCCTTTCCACCTCGTAGAGAAGGCCGATCTGTTCAAGCGCATACTCAGCACGGGATTTGTCATTTTTCAACGACTCTGTAAACTTCCTTCTGGCGTGGGCCCAACATCCCAGGGGAAGTACACCTTTTTTCTGCTCGTACATTTTGTACACGGCATACCCGTCTGTCTGCATGGCACCACGGAAGTCATTCAACAAGGACAAGGCAACATTCTGAGCCCTTGAGCCATGGTCATAATGGAAGAAGAGCTGTGAGTCCATGACAGAACGCACCATCCACATGTATCCATTGACGGTTTTATGCTTCTCGTTATTGATCACGGGCACGGTTGTCTCATCCACCTGGATGTAATCGGTGGCAAGAACCAGTTCCTTGAGTCGATAGTAAAGCGGTCTTAGTAAATCGGCCGTATCTTTGAACCAATCATTGACCGTGGGTGGTGGCAGATTGGCGCCCAGCTGTTTCATCATCTGTATCTGGCGGTAAAAAGGCAGGTGATTCACGTACTTGTTTATCATCAGCTCCGCCAAAAGGGATGCTCCGGCATAGCTGCGTGCGATAGGCTGGTATTTTGTCGGAAGTGATGCCGTTACAATGAGAGAAGACTTCTCTTCAGACTCCCGTGATGGCTTGCTTTTTAAAACATATTTATGACGGACAATCTTCCTGACATAGCATTTCCCGGGTTCATACTCCAGCACCTCGGTGACCTCCGGTTCTAACTCGGTCCAGGCATCCATGTTGTCGTTTATTTCATCGGGATAAAGGTGCTCCTCAATGCGGGGGAAGTCTTCAGATAAAGGCTTGCGAACCGGTTTTTGTTTCACCCGCTCCTTCACGCGTCTTTCCCTGAAGGTCTCTATCTCTGCCCTGGCTGCCTCTACAAGCTCTATTTCCCCGGGCAACAGGTCAAAGCCGTCAAAGTCGATACGTCGCTGCTGCGGATCTTCCTGGATGTAGCGCTCGCTGGATTTACCCCATATGCGGCGCCTGAGATAAGCTACCTGCTTTTCCAGGTCGACGATCTTAGTATCTTTCTCGGATATGGTTTTCTCGTAAGAGGATTTTAATGCATCAACATCCGTGCGATCTTCCAGTTTACCCCTCAGGAGCATGTTCTCCTGATATAAATGGTCGCATTTCTCCAAAAGGAGTTCGAGAAGTTCGTTCGGATTTTCCTTGTTTTCTTGCATCTTTTTCTGTCAGATAACGAGAGTAAAGATACAAAAAAGGGGCAATATATGCAAGAGAAAAAGTGACTAAAATCGTCTGTTTATGCGCTTTTCCAACGTTTTTTATAGTGACATTTTTCAGCGTCAATACCCTGTACCATCAACATTAGTTTTTGCCAGGAAAAGGGGTGGATTTTGCCTTTTTCATCAAGCGGGGGCAGTGCAAAATTGCCTTTCTCAAGTTTCATATAGTAGATCACCAGTCCGCCGTGCTCCATATGTAATGCTTTCATACTCGTGCAATGACGGTTCAGAAAAATGAACACGTCACCGCTGCGTACATCCTGTCCCATCCCCTCAGTGACCAGTCCGCTTAAAGTGTAGAACCCTTTTCGCATGTCCGTTGGAAAAGGATAAAGCCAGTAACGCATCGAGGCGTTCAGATTGAACATGGCTTATTGGGTCAGGAGGATTAATGAACGCAGCTGTGTTGGATCAGTCCCCTTTGGAACACGCACTTTTACTCCATTGGGATAGACTATTTCGAGAACATTTCCCGGGGTGGGGTCAACATGCACCGGAATCGGTTGATGATGGACAACTTCTTTGGTTGCCGGTGATGGATTGGAGCCGGTAAAGACGATCGGAACGAAACCGGACTCTCGCCCAGTCCTGTAGTTATGCTCTCGCAATCTCTTTTGCCAGTAATAAAACTTGGATTCCACTATCGACTCGTTCCGGCAGAACTCTTTTATCCGAAGCCCGCTGGCCTGGTAACGATCAAAAATCTCCTCAAACTGATTTAATGTCCACATATTTTTTTTGTGGGCAAATATAGCAAGGATCAAAAGTTAAATAGGACGGGGTTTACCGAATGCTTACCGTAAGGCGTGATCAGCACACAGTACGACTGGTCGGCGCCACGTCCCACCCTGCCCCGCAACTGGTGAAGCTGCGACAAGCCGAAACGTTGTGCGCTTTCGATTACCATTACCGAAGCGTTCGGCACATTGACTCCCACCTCAATAACGGTGGTGGACACCATGATTTGTGCTTCGTTGGCCACAAACCGCTGCATCACCTCCTCTTTCTCCGCAGGTTTCATGCGTCCGTGCATTTTACAGACGGTAAATTCGGGAAAAGCTTCCCGGATATGGACAAACCCCTCTTCCAGGTTTTTCAGGTCCAGCGTCTCACTTTCCTCGATCAGGGGATAGACGATATAAGCCTGCCTTCCGGCTTTTACCTGTTCGCGGATAAACTGATAAAGCGCTCCCCGCTTCTTGTCGTACCGGTGCAGTGTCTGCACGGGTTTTCTTCCGGGGGGCAATTCATCAATCACGGAGACATCCAGATCGCCGTAAACCGTCATGGCGAGCGTACGGGGGATGGGGGTGGCCGTCATCACCAAAACGTGTGGAGGATGCTCGTTCTTCGACCAAAGTTTCGCACGCTGCGCCACGCCAAAACGATGTTGTTCGTCGATAACCACAAATCCCAGGTTGTTGAATTGCACCACATCTTCAATAAGGGCGTGGGTACCGATAAGGATGTGTATGTCTCCCGACAACAATCCGGCATGGATGTCTGCACGTTCTTTTTTCCGGGTCGAGCCCGTCAGCAACGCCACATTCACATCCATGTCCGACAGCAGCCCGCGGAAAGTCTCGAAGTGCTGTGACGCCAAAATTTCAGTAGGGGCCATCAGGCAGGACTGGAAACCGTTATCCATCGCAATCAGCATGCACATGACCGCCACCAACGTTTTCCCGCTACCTACATCCCCTTGCAAAAGACGGTTCATCTGCTTGCCCGACGCCGTATCCTTGCGGATCTCTTTGATTACCCGTTTTTGCGCGTTGGTCAGTTCAAACGGCAGGTGTTTCTCGTAAAACAAATTCAGGTACTTCCCCACCCTTTTAAAAACAAAGCCGTTGAGTTTGTCTTTCCGGTCGGCAGCATACCGGACGATGTTAAGCTGGATAAAAAACAACTCCTCAAATTTCAACCTGAACTCGGCGTCCCGCAGCAATACGGGATTCCTGGGGAAATGAATGTTCTCGACAGCGTCGTGGAACGACATGAGATGAGCCGTTTTCACCACATCGGCAGAGAGGGATTCCGGAAGCCTGCCGTTAATCATTCCAAACGCATTTTCGATGATTTTCTGAACGGCTTTCGAATTCAGGTAATGGTTTTTCATCTTCTCCGTGGTGTTGTACATCGCCATGAGGCCATCGGGCCGGTCGGCTTCGCTCAAATAGGGATCAATATCGGGGTGGGCTATGTTCCAACGGTTGTTGAAAAGCGTGGGTTTGCCGAAAATGATATACTCCTGATTGGCCTTGTACTTATTTTCCACAAACCGGATACCCTGAAACCACACCAGATCGATAAAGCCCGTACCATCGGTAAAATGCGCCACAAGCCGTTTTTTCCGTCCTTCACCGAACATTTCGAAAGCCGTTATTTTCCCTTTGAGCTGGATGTACGGCATACTACCGTCGATTTCGTGCACGTAATACATCCGGCTCCGGTCGATATACCGGTAAGGATAATAGCGTAGCAAATCGCCCAGCGTGAAAACGTCGAGTTCCTTATTTAAGATCCCCGCCCGTTTGGGGCCCACACCCGGAACAAATTTTATGTCGGTCTGAAGGATCATCTATTGCAATTCTACCACGCGAACAACGGGAATTGCTTCATAGTAGCATTCACCTTTTCACGAACCGATGCTATTGTCTTGTCGTTTTCCACGTCGGCAAGCACCGTGTCGATCATTTCCACAATATCACCCATCAGCGATTCTTTCGCTCCACGGGTCGTGATTGCCGGTGTTCCAAAACGCAATCCGGAGGTCTGGAACGGGCTGCGGCTATCGAACGGGACCATGTTTTTGTTGGTCGTGATATCGGCTTCCACAAGCACTTTCTCCGCCACTTTTCCGGTCAGCGCAGGGAACTTCGTCCGCAAATCCACCAAAACAATGTGGTTGTCCGTACCTCCCGACACTACTTTGTAACCTTTATCCGCAAATGCCTGGGCCATAACGGCTGCATTCCTTTTCACCTGTGCCTGGTAGGTTTTGAACTCGGGATCCAACGCTTCGCCAAACGACACGGCTTTGGAAGCAATGACGTGTTCCAGCGGACCTCCCTGCATTCCCGGAAAAACGGCCGAATCCAACAGTGCCGACATCATTTTCACTTCTCCCTTCGGCGTTTTTAACCCCCACGGGTTCTCGAAATCCTGTCCCATTAAAATAATGCCTCCGCGCGGGCCGCGAAGCGTTTTGTGGGTAGTAGAGGTTACTATGTGCGCATATTTTAACGGGTTGTCCAGCAATCCGGCGGCGATCAGTCCGGCAGGATGCGCCATATCCACCATGAACAGGGCCTTGATTTCATCGGCGATTTTGCGGATACGGGCATAATCCCATTCACGCGAATAGGCTGATGCTCCGGCGATGATCAGTTTTGGGCGTTCGGCACGCGCAACCGATTCCAATTGGTCGTAATCCACTTGCTGATTGTCCTCCCGGACGTTGTATTCCAGTGCCTGAAACATCAAACCGGAAAAGTTTACCGGTGAACCGTGTGAAAGGTGTCCACCGTGCGAAAGGTTGAGTCCGAGGAACTTGTCTCCCGCTTTCAGGCAAGCCAGAAAAACGGCTGCATTTGCCTGTGCACCCGAGTGCGGTTGCACATTGGCCCACTCGGCATTGAACAACTTCTTCAGGCGGTCGATAGCCAATTGCTCACCTAAATCCACCACCTCGCAACCGCCGTAGTAACGCCTGCCCGGATAACCTTCGGCATACTTGTTGGTAAGGACGGACCCCATTGCCTGCATCACCTGATCACTTACGAAGTTCTCCGAAGCGATAAGTTCTATTCCCTTTAACTGACGTAATTTTTCCTGTTCGATAATTTCGAAAATCTGTGTGTCTCGTTTCATCTATGAGTCCGCTCTGAAAACCTCTTTTTCTCAAATTGCTGAAAAAAGCGATTTCGCCGGACAGTTTTGATTGTTCTTGTTGAAAATAAACTTGTTTACAATAATATACATATTGAAACATAAATTAGATATATACCGGGGCGTTTTTTGCCCCGAAAGTGCTCTTTGACATGTTCGCGTCGTGTAATTTACTATCCTGACGAAGTTTATCCACAACGAGCGGGAGTAAGCCCATAGCTTGTGCTTGGCAAGTGTCCTGTAACGGCTCTTGTCATCCGGGTAATGGTAGCCAAGCTGGAAGATGGTTGCCTCGACATTATTCCTGAGGCAGGATTCCCCCGGGGGGATATCCTTTAGTTTCCGTCGCAAGTCGGCAACCCTGAGGTTGTCCTCGTCGAAGTAGCGGTATTTCCTTTCACCGGTCTTGATACTCCATTTCCTTTTCGTCTTGTCTCCCCGGGGTTTTACCGGGTACGATTGTACTAATTCCCCCGTCTTGTTATCTGTCACTATCAGGTTGTTATCGTCGTCTTCATCCGGGCGGATGTCATATCTCGGCATCGCTCCCTGTATGGCGGTGATCACCATGTCGATGCCGCTTTCATCGCCTTGGCAGTACTCCCGGTTCTCGGCACTGTTGTAAGCCCCGTCGGCATGCACCTTCTCGATCTCGCCGGTTATTACTTCCCGTGTCTGTTCCAGGGCTTGCTGAAAGAAACCGTTGTCCGGGGCTGAAACCTCCTTTACCCGCGTGTCGGTGATCAGGTTCAACGCCGCCTCTTGACCGTCACGTTCCTGATCGCATGTCTCGGTGATGTTCACCGAGTACCCCTTGACCTTGTTGCCGTCCTTGTCGCGGTAGTGGCAGTCGGTGTCGTGGGGCGACTGGATGGACTTGGCGCTCACCTTTTCCTTCTCGAGCGGGAGGACGACCTTTTCCCGGCTGACGGTGTATTGCTGCTCGAAGACCGCTTTAAGGGTCCCGTACTGTCCATAGTCATGCTTCTTGA of the Petrimonas mucosa genome contains:
- the tnpB gene encoding IS66 family insertion sequence element accessory protein TnpB (TnpB, as the term is used for proteins encoded by IS66 family insertion elements, is considered an accessory protein, since TnpC, encoded by a neighboring gene, is a DDE family transposase.), which codes for MFNLNASMRYWLYPFPTDMRKGFYTLSGLVTEGMGQDVRSGDVFIFLNRHCTSMKALHMEHGGLVIYYMKLEKGNFALPPLDEKGKIHPFSWQKLMLMVQGIDAEKCHYKKRWKSA
- the tnpC gene encoding IS66 family transposase produces the protein MQENKENPNELLELLLEKCDHLYQENMLLRGKLEDRTDVDALKSSYEKTISEKDTKIVDLEKQVAYLRRRIWGKSSERYIQEDPQQRRIDFDGFDLLPGEIELVEAARAEIETFRERRVKERVKQKPVRKPLSEDFPRIEEHLYPDEINDNMDAWTELEPEVTEVLEYEPGKCYVRKIVRHKYVLKSKPSRESEEKSSLIVTASLPTKYQPIARSYAGASLLAELMINKYVNHLPFYRQIQMMKQLGANLPPPTVNDWFKDTADLLRPLYYRLKELVLATDYIQVDETTVPVINNEKHKTVNGYMWMVRSVMDSQLFFHYDHGSRAQNVALSLLNDFRGAMQTDGYAVYKMYEQKKGVLPLGCWAHARRKFTESLKNDKSRAEYALEQIGLLYEVEREADDKNLSYEDRAKLRESLAYPIMVAFEKWLVREYEKVLPKSPIGKAIKYTYDIYHRLTRYHLDGRYRIDNNLAENSLRGLALGRKNYLFCGNHDAAEDAAVMYSLLGCCKAADVNFRDWMVYVLSHIHDYDEDYTRDLAELLPGNYSRRNS
- a CDS encoding transposase, with the translated sequence MFKKSDSHSQLDLFSSPTEYFRGSKKKEYLKDGSWHNLFRKEVVMRVDENIFSVLYSEGNGAPNASIRVLVGMMILKEGQGWSDRQLFSECGYNLLTRSALGLMSLEDAEPVPSTYYLFRRNLVEHEKEHGVDLFKECQSRITRDQALEFNVEGKRVRMDSKLVGSNIAWYSRYELIHETLRLFIAEREEHIFKRSLSKEMFSLIESIRGETGNKVVYRSTKEEVDARFLELGKLMYLFINLFKKHDYGQYGTLKAVFEQQYTVSREKVVLPLEKEKVSAKSIQSPHDTDCHYRDKDGNKVKGYSVNITETCDQERDGQEAALNLITDTRVKEVSAPDNGFFQQALEQTREVITGEIEKVHADGAYNSAENREYCQGDESGIDMVITAIQGAMPRYDIRPDEDDDNNLIVTDNKTGELVQSYPVKPRGDKTKRKWSIKTGERKYRYFDEDNLRVADLRRKLKDIPPGESCLRNNVEATIFQLGYHYPDDKSRYRTLAKHKLWAYSRSLWINFVRIVNYTTRTCQRALSGQKTPRYISNLCFNMYIIVNKFIFNKNNQNCPAKSLFSAI
- the tnpA gene encoding IS66 family insertion sequence element accessory protein TnpA, yielding MWTLNQFEEIFDRYQASGLRIKEFCRNESIVESKFYYWQKRLREHNYRTGRESGFVPIVFTGSNPSPATKEVVHHQPIPVHVDPTPGNVLEIVYPNGVKVRVPKGTDPTQLRSLILLTQ
- a CDS encoding IS1595 family transposase, encoding MNILDFAINYPDEESCRKKFKEQRDQMGVTCRHCNCKEHYWLENKQAYECKRCRARQTLRSGTVMQHSNLPYRYWFVAMHLLTATKGSFSAAELQRQLGHKRYQPIWEMVNKLRDVMGKRDDEYTLEGAIELDDAFFSTEISLEERDKPLKRGRGSQKKTKVLVMAESKTVENPKPGKKPKKVRYLKMKVISNLKSGTITRNVKEHVESTADLTTDDSTSYTKLKEHVHSHTASVIPHEDLSKVLPWVHTAISNAKRQLLGVYYKIKPEYLQYYLNQFCYKFNRRYFGENQFDRLLIAAVSCAPDFKSRIYNRNYCG
- the glyA gene encoding serine hydroxymethyltransferase; translation: MKRDTQIFEIIEQEKLRQLKGIELIASENFVSDQVMQAMGSVLTNKYAEGYPGRRYYGGCEVVDLGEQLAIDRLKKLFNAEWANVQPHSGAQANAAVFLACLKAGDKFLGLNLSHGGHLSHGSPVNFSGLMFQALEYNVREDNQQVDYDQLESVARAERPKLIIAGASAYSREWDYARIRKIADEIKALFMVDMAHPAGLIAAGLLDNPLKYAHIVTSTTHKTLRGPRGGIILMGQDFENPWGLKTPKGEVKMMSALLDSAVFPGMQGGPLEHVIASKAVSFGEALDPEFKTYQAQVKRNAAVMAQAFADKGYKVVSGGTDNHIVLVDLRTKFPALTGKVAEKVLVEADITTNKNMVPFDSRSPFQTSGLRFGTPAITTRGAKESLMGDIVEMIDTVLADVENDKTIASVREKVNATMKQFPLFAW